Proteins from a genomic interval of Paenibacillus sp. FSL H8-0048:
- the cax gene encoding calcium/proton exchanger, which produces MKKWISPALLVISFILSATGHYANWDHTLQFILSAISVIFVAGFLGRATESVAHYAGQRLGGFLNATFGNAAELIIAFFLVKEGLFDMVKASLTGSIIGNLLLVLGLSIFAGGMKFKVQNFNVTLAGLNGSLMIVAVIALFVPAMFFNTHSITEKDTNVLSLVVAGLLIAAYLAWLVFSMITHKKYLADVTDDTAEELPNEHAPVWSRNRSILYLVLATVMVAFVSEWLVGTLETLTERFGFSELFVGAFLVAIIGNAAEHSAAIMLAMKNKIGAAVEIAVGSSLQIALFVAPVLIFASYFMGNTMSIVFTTIEIVAIAVSVFIAKSIIQDGATNWYEGLLLLAVYMILGVSFYLV; this is translated from the coding sequence TTGAAAAAATGGATCTCACCGGCGCTGCTGGTCATCAGCTTTATCCTCAGCGCCACCGGGCATTACGCGAACTGGGATCATACCCTTCAGTTCATATTGTCTGCCATTTCGGTCATCTTCGTGGCCGGTTTCCTCGGCAGGGCCACTGAGAGTGTAGCCCACTACGCCGGACAGCGGCTTGGAGGGTTTCTGAACGCAACCTTCGGCAATGCGGCCGAGCTGATCATCGCCTTCTTCCTGGTCAAGGAAGGACTGTTTGACATGGTCAAAGCGAGTCTGACCGGCTCCATCATCGGCAACCTGCTGCTTGTCCTCGGACTGAGTATTTTTGCCGGGGGCATGAAGTTCAAGGTTCAGAACTTCAATGTCACGCTCGCCGGTCTAAACGGCTCACTGATGATCGTTGCGGTCATCGCCCTGTTCGTCCCGGCCATGTTCTTCAACACCCATTCCATCACCGAGAAAGACACCAATGTACTGAGCCTTGTCGTCGCCGGCCTGCTGATTGCAGCCTACCTCGCCTGGCTGGTTTTCTCCATGATCACACATAAGAAGTACCTGGCGGATGTTACGGACGATACGGCGGAAGAGCTGCCCAATGAGCATGCTCCAGTCTGGTCCCGTAACCGCTCAATCCTCTACCTCGTCCTTGCCACCGTGATGGTCGCCTTCGTCAGTGAATGGCTGGTCGGAACGCTGGAGACGCTCACCGAACGCTTCGGCTTCAGCGAGCTGTTCGTCGGTGCATTCCTCGTAGCGATTATCGGTAACGCCGCAGAACACAGCGCTGCCATTATGCTCGCCATGAAGAACAAGATTGGAGCCGCAGTCGAGATCGCCGTAGGCAGCAGTCTGCAGATCGCCCTGTTCGTTGCCCCTGTGCTGATCTTCGCCAGTTATTTCATGGGCAACACCATGTCGATTGTCTTCACCACGATTGAGATTGTAGCTATAGCCGTATCGGTGTTCATCGCCAAATCGATTATTCAGGACGGCGCAACCAACTGGTATGAAGGTCTCCTGCTGCTAGCAGTTTACATGATTCTCGGCGTATCGTTTTATCTGGTCTGA
- a CDS encoding YlaN family protein, whose amino-acid sequence MTSSDLQEQLNIKAINLLQEDADKIQKLIEVQMENLATRYCPLYEEVLDTQMYGFSREVDFAVRAGLVPELTGKQVLSKLERNLAVLYEALNKKAEEREM is encoded by the coding sequence ATGACTTCATCGGATTTGCAGGAACAGCTCAATATCAAAGCAATCAATCTTCTTCAAGAAGATGCCGATAAAATTCAGAAGCTCATTGAAGTACAGATGGAGAATTTGGCAACCCGTTACTGCCCTCTCTATGAGGAAGTGCTGGATACCCAGATGTACGGCTTCTCCAGAGAGGTCGATTTTGCGGTCAGAGCGGGGCTGGTGCCGGAGCTCACAGGCAAGCAGGTGCTGAGTAAGCTGGAACGCAATTTGGCTGTTCTGTATGAGGCACTGAATAAGAAGGCTGAGGAGCGGGAGATGTAA
- a CDS encoding HPr family phosphocarrier protein, with protein MSNNAAIVDIAQTASQFNSSIVLQADNKYIDVKSILGLFTTLVSSQSYELHVHGTDAEEAKKAMSEVFAKHNLNFTVVAE; from the coding sequence ATGTCCAACAATGCGGCAATCGTGGATATTGCACAGACAGCAAGCCAATTTAATTCATCTATCGTTCTTCAAGCGGACAACAAGTACATTGATGTGAAGAGCATCCTGGGCTTGTTCACTACTCTGGTATCCAGCCAAAGCTACGAGCTGCATGTACATGGCACAGATGCCGAGGAAGCTAAGAAAGCCATGAGCGAAGTTTTTGCCAAACACAATCTGAATTTTACAGTAGTAGCAGAGTAA